In the Ilumatobacteraceae bacterium genome, one interval contains:
- a CDS encoding ABC transporter ATP-binding protein, which produces MSDHIQTAGRVTEGNLLEVDDLRTHFRTDRGLVRAVDGVTFSLERGKSLGIVGESGSGKTVLSRTIMGLLPSNAVLHGSVKFAGQETLGLDAKQMRHLWGREMSMVFQNPMVSLNPLMKIGRQIAEPLMIHLDMDKQNARETALALLRDVRIPEPEKRLDQLPHELSGGMRQRVMIAIALACGPTLLFADEPTTALDVTVQAQILELIGEQRRDRNMSVILVTHDLGVVAGHTDEIAVMYGGRLVEKAPTKQLFANMKMPYTKSLMRSIPKLEDPSHTRLLTIPGRPPDLVNPPKGCGFAPRCAYARERCLDERPVLEPTAESDQHVFACWYPVGSPEFEARDVEIMAQVSVAGRAG; this is translated from the coding sequence GTGAGCGACCACATCCAGACCGCGGGTCGGGTGACCGAGGGCAACCTGCTCGAGGTCGACGATCTGCGCACCCACTTCCGCACCGACCGTGGGCTCGTTCGTGCCGTCGACGGGGTGACGTTCTCCCTCGAACGTGGCAAGTCCCTCGGGATCGTCGGCGAGTCCGGGTCCGGCAAGACCGTGCTCAGTCGCACGATCATGGGGCTGCTCCCCTCCAACGCCGTGCTCCACGGCTCGGTCAAGTTCGCCGGCCAGGAGACGCTCGGGCTCGACGCCAAGCAGATGCGGCACCTCTGGGGCCGTGAGATGTCGATGGTCTTCCAGAACCCGATGGTCTCGCTCAACCCGCTGATGAAGATCGGTCGTCAGATCGCCGAACCGCTGATGATCCATCTCGACATGGACAAGCAGAACGCCCGTGAGACCGCACTCGCGCTGTTGCGCGACGTCCGGATCCCCGAACCCGAGAAGCGGCTCGACCAGTTGCCGCACGAGCTGTCGGGCGGTATGCGCCAGCGCGTCATGATCGCGATCGCGCTCGCCTGTGGACCGACGCTGCTCTTCGCCGACGAGCCGACCACGGCGCTCGACGTCACCGTGCAGGCGCAGATCCTCGAGCTGATCGGTGAGCAGCGCCGTGATCGCAACATGTCGGTCATCCTCGTCACGCACGACCTCGGCGTCGTCGCCGGCCACACCGACGAGATCGCGGTCATGTACGGGGGACGCCTCGTCGAGAAGGCACCGACCAAGCAGCTCTTCGCGAACATGAAGATGCCGTACACGAAGTCGCTGATGCGCAGCATCCCGAAGCTCGAAGATCCGAGCCACACCCGGCTGCTCACGATTCCCGGTCGGCCACCCGACCTCGTCAACCCGCCCAAGGGGTGCGGCTTCGCCCCTCGCTGTGCGTACGCGCGCGAACGTTGCCTCGACGAGCGCCCCGTGCTCGAACCGACCGCCGAGTCCGACCAGCACGTGTTCGCGTGCTGGTACCCGGTGGGTTCACCCGAGTTCGAAGCCCGTGACGTCGAGATCATGGCCCAGGTCAGCGTCGCCGGGCGGGCCGGCTGA
- a CDS encoding ABC transporter permease, which produces MNYWMQRLGMAVLLLFAVSALTFGAMNTLGDPLFNILGPAADDRDNPESLKQIEAAEAEFHLDKPLPERYVRWLGDFVTGDMGPQFSKTGEPPVTDLIKERLPRSVMLLVMAQLLATMIAIPWSLWSASKANRPADKISTFSTFLIIALPNFALGVILKYVFAIKLSWFPQTFNATDPFLSRVWQMFLPALTIALPAAAVYQRLLRTDLITTLQEDFILMARSKGVSKNSVLFRHALRPSLFSFVTVFGINTGALIGGSLIAETIFRVPGLGSAIVEAVATEDFPVVLAIVMIIATAFVLVNVVVDVVYSIIDPRVRR; this is translated from the coding sequence ATGAACTATTGGATGCAGCGCCTCGGCATGGCCGTCCTGCTGCTGTTCGCCGTGAGCGCGCTCACCTTCGGAGCGATGAACACGCTCGGCGACCCGCTGTTCAACATCCTCGGTCCGGCTGCGGACGACCGTGACAACCCCGAGAGCCTGAAGCAGATCGAAGCCGCCGAGGCCGAGTTCCACCTCGACAAGCCGCTCCCCGAGCGGTACGTGAGGTGGCTCGGCGACTTCGTCACGGGCGACATGGGACCACAGTTCAGCAAGACCGGTGAACCGCCCGTCACCGATCTGATCAAGGAGCGGTTGCCCCGTTCGGTGATGCTGCTGGTGATGGCGCAGTTGCTGGCCACGATGATCGCGATCCCGTGGTCGCTGTGGTCGGCGTCGAAGGCCAACCGACCTGCCGACAAGATCTCGACGTTCTCGACGTTCCTGATCATCGCGCTCCCCAACTTCGCGCTCGGGGTGATCCTGAAGTACGTCTTCGCGATCAAGCTGAGTTGGTTCCCGCAAACGTTCAACGCGACCGACCCGTTCCTGTCGCGCGTCTGGCAGATGTTCCTGCCGGCGCTCACGATCGCCCTCCCGGCAGCGGCCGTCTACCAACGGCTGCTGCGCACCGACCTCATCACGACGCTCCAGGAGGACTTCATCCTGATGGCACGGAGCAAGGGTGTGTCCAAGAACTCCGTGCTCTTCCGGCATGCACTTCGGCCGTCGCTGTTCTCGTTCGTGACCGTGTTCGGCATCAACACCGGGGCCCTGATCGGCGGGTCGCTCATCGCCGAGACGATCTTCCGGGTCCCGGGCCTCGGCTCAGCGATCGTCGAGGCGGTCGCCACCGAGGACTTCCCGGTCGTGCTCGCGATCGTGATGATCATCGCGACGGCGTTCGTGCTCGTCAACGTGGTCGTCGACGTGGTCTATTCGATCATCGACCCGAGGGTCCGGCGATGA
- a CDS encoding ABC transporter substrate-binding protein, translated as MTAVTRPTRRWHRRLAVLTIGGLLVAACGGGDDDTAEPDDGTTQDDGGDSDGADDGDGGDGGDDGDGDSDGDGGDGDSGGDGGDEPASGGDDDDTSDGSPVVETLPPEANVDPVVGGTLRYGLTADTNGINPAASSMSVNGLMMGNAVFDTLSALTPDGQWVPFLAESFTPSDDLTQWTVKLREGITFHDGTPLNAEAVLTNFESQRAHPLVGLAVKPFYPETDAVTIVDDLTLTFNLLDPDAKWPTSVAGQLGMIASPTWLAAAADDGSLNQEPIGTGPFKFESRSEDSVTRFVRNDDWWNGDVYLDAVEFFPVPDPDARNDLLFGGDLDALHTTNQASILDLTDDEAIQNVLNDASEESFAMINSAQPPFDDIRARKALTLATPVDLYNELIALGVNRPAEQMFIPESPFYNPDVTQEHDDPDAAAALAAEYCAERGSESNDLLGTPTCTDGKINMEFQFSGPSVVQTRIAELLDEGWSVAFNVTFNELLEDEHIQQTAFGQYNVNTWRQFGAANPTNDNVWLLCRTIGGISLNWPRYCDDERDAIIFEAMATADDAERVPLMQELVRKMNEDYLYIFFNHTLWNNAFTENVHGICDRTAPDGTVLECSSNGRTWFSSVWID; from the coding sequence ATGACAGCAGTGACACGACCGACCCGACGGTGGCATCGCCGCCTCGCAGTTCTCACGATCGGCGGTCTTCTCGTCGCCGCGTGTGGTGGCGGCGACGACGACACCGCGGAGCCGGACGACGGCACCACGCAGGACGACGGCGGCGACTCCGACGGCGCAGACGACGGCGACGGTGGTGACGGTGGTGACGACGGTGACGGCGACTCCGACGGCGACGGTGGTGACGGCGACTCCGGTGGTGACGGTGGCGATGAGCCGGCGAGCGGCGGTGACGACGACGACACCTCCGACGGTTCGCCGGTCGTGGAGACCCTGCCGCCCGAGGCGAACGTCGATCCCGTGGTCGGCGGCACGCTGCGGTACGGCCTCACGGCCGACACCAACGGCATCAACCCCGCCGCGTCGTCGATGTCGGTCAACGGTCTGATGATGGGCAACGCCGTGTTCGACACGCTCTCGGCCCTCACGCCCGACGGCCAGTGGGTCCCGTTCCTGGCGGAGTCGTTCACCCCGAGCGACGACCTGACCCAGTGGACGGTCAAGCTGCGCGAGGGCATCACGTTCCACGACGGGACGCCGCTCAACGCCGAAGCGGTGCTGACCAACTTCGAGTCGCAGCGGGCGCATCCGCTCGTGGGCTTGGCGGTCAAGCCGTTCTACCCCGAGACCGACGCGGTCACGATCGTCGACGACCTCACGCTGACCTTCAACCTGCTCGACCCCGACGCGAAGTGGCCGACCTCGGTCGCCGGACAGCTCGGCATGATCGCATCGCCGACCTGGCTGGCAGCGGCTGCCGACGACGGCTCGCTGAACCAGGAGCCGATCGGCACCGGCCCGTTCAAGTTCGAGAGTCGAAGCGAAGACTCGGTCACCCGGTTCGTCCGGAACGACGACTGGTGGAACGGTGACGTCTACCTCGACGCCGTCGAGTTCTTCCCGGTCCCCGATCCCGACGCCCGCAACGACCTCCTCTTCGGTGGCGACCTCGATGCGCTGCACACCACGAACCAGGCCTCGATCCTCGACCTCACCGACGACGAGGCGATCCAGAACGTGCTCAACGACGCCTCCGAGGAGTCGTTCGCGATGATCAACTCGGCGCAGCCACCCTTCGACGACATCCGGGCCCGCAAGGCCCTGACGCTCGCGACACCGGTCGACCTGTACAACGAGCTGATCGCGCTGGGCGTCAACCGCCCAGCGGAGCAGATGTTCATCCCCGAGAGCCCGTTCTACAACCCCGACGTCACCCAGGAGCACGACGACCCCGACGCCGCTGCCGCGCTGGCAGCCGAGTACTGCGCCGAGCGCGGCTCCGAGTCGAACGATCTGCTCGGCACGCCGACGTGCACCGACGGCAAGATCAACATGGAGTTCCAGTTCTCCGGCCCGTCGGTGGTCCAGACCCGCATCGCCGAACTGCTCGACGAGGGCTGGAGCGTCGCGTTCAACGTCACGTTCAACGAACTGCTCGAAGACGAGCACATCCAGCAGACCGCGTTCGGTCAGTACAACGTCAACACCTGGCGTCAGTTCGGTGCGGCCAACCCGACCAACGACAACGTCTGGCTGCTGTGCCGCACGATCGGTGGCATCTCGCTCAACTGGCCTCGCTACTGCGACGACGAGCGTGACGCCATCATCTTCGAGGCGATGGCGACCGCCGACGACGCCGAGCGCGTCCCGCTGATGCAGGAGCTGGTCCGGAAGATGAACGAGGACTACCTCTACATCTTCTTCAACCACACCCTGTGGAACAACGCCTTCACCGAGAACGTGCACGGCATCTGCGACCGCACCGCACCCGACGGCACCGTGCTCGAGTGCTCCAGCAACGGGCGCACCTGGTTCAGTTCGGTCTGGATCGACTGA
- a CDS encoding NAD(P)-dependent oxidoreductase — translation MTEIDSIERPDVTIVTGAGGWLGTALMAALTDPAGRARRDTEIRPFVRTRVEADAMAALGSQVRPVVGDLRRATDLDRLFDGLTGDVDVIHTAGIIHPATVAEFTTVNVDGTRNMLARADGNGIRRFVHVSSNSPFGTNAHPGDRFRNDEPYHPYYGYGRSKMEAELAVHEAVDGGLDAVIVRPPWFYGPHQPPRQTTFFTMVRTGLFPVFGGGAQSRSMVYVENLVDGVLLAELVATPAGRGWWIADERPYTVSEIVETVGRALRDEGYEVRPNRARLPDLVARLAERADGIIQRAGRYHQQIHVLGEMNKNIACSIDVARDELGYEPAVELYEGMRRSIRWCREQGIEL, via the coding sequence GTGACCGAGATCGATTCGATCGAGCGTCCCGACGTCACGATCGTCACCGGCGCCGGTGGCTGGCTGGGCACGGCGTTGATGGCGGCGCTCACCGACCCCGCCGGCCGGGCCCGTCGCGACACCGAGATCCGCCCGTTCGTGCGGACACGCGTCGAGGCCGACGCCATGGCGGCGTTGGGCTCGCAGGTCCGCCCGGTCGTCGGCGACCTCCGACGTGCGACCGACCTCGACCGGCTGTTCGACGGTCTGACCGGTGATGTCGATGTGATCCACACCGCCGGCATCATCCATCCGGCCACCGTCGCCGAGTTCACGACCGTCAACGTCGACGGCACACGGAACATGCTGGCTCGCGCCGACGGCAACGGCATACGGCGGTTCGTGCACGTGTCGTCGAACAGCCCGTTCGGGACCAACGCCCACCCTGGTGATCGATTCCGCAACGACGAGCCCTACCACCCGTACTATGGGTACGGCCGCTCGAAGATGGAAGCCGAGTTGGCGGTCCACGAGGCGGTCGACGGTGGTCTCGACGCAGTGATCGTCCGCCCGCCCTGGTTCTACGGACCGCACCAGCCGCCCCGTCAGACGACGTTCTTCACGATGGTCCGCACGGGGCTGTTCCCGGTGTTCGGCGGTGGCGCCCAGTCACGATCGATGGTGTACGTCGAGAACCTGGTCGACGGTGTGCTGCTCGCCGAGCTCGTGGCGACGCCGGCCGGCCGTGGCTGGTGGATCGCCGACGAACGGCCCTACACGGTGTCCGAGATCGTCGAGACCGTCGGTCGGGCACTCCGCGACGAGGGGTACGAGGTCCGCCCGAATCGGGCACGACTCCCCGATCTCGTCGCCCGGCTCGCCGAGCGCGCCGACGGCATCATCCAGCGGGCCGGCCGCTATCACCAGCAGATCCACGTCCTGGGTGAGATGAACAAGAACATCGCCTGCAGCATCGACGTCGCTCGCGACGAGCTCGGCTACGAGCCGGCGGTCGAACTGTACGAAGGTATGCGCCGCAGCATCCGCTGGTGTCGAGAGCAAGGAATCGAACTGTGA
- a CDS encoding ABC transporter ATP-binding protein, producing the protein MAGTGKAHLRDGDAVLRVEDLVVEFPIGRRGVVSAVAGISFDVLRGETLGIVGESGCGKSTTGRAIMQIEKPTAGSVVFEGSDLTTLPFEQLREARTKIQMIFQDPISSLNPRRRVRDSVKDPLDIWDRGTESERSRLVDAVLENVGIDPDRAAESRPHQFSGGQCQRISIARSLVLDPTLIICDEPVSALDVSVQAQVLNLLEDLKAEYGLTLMFIAHDLAVVKNISDRVAVMYLGKLCEIASSDDLYSRPAHPYTNVLLESIPVPDPEVAVTGTTITGEPPSPVNPPTGCRFHPRCPNADEVCVSTEPVIRPIGDGHYVACHHPLETPVTIG; encoded by the coding sequence ATGGCGGGTACCGGCAAGGCCCACCTGCGCGACGGCGATGCCGTCCTGCGCGTCGAGGACCTGGTGGTCGAGTTCCCGATCGGACGGCGCGGCGTCGTCAGCGCGGTCGCCGGCATCAGCTTCGACGTGCTGCGCGGCGAGACGCTCGGCATCGTCGGCGAATCCGGCTGCGGCAAATCGACCACCGGTCGGGCCATCATGCAGATCGAGAAGCCGACGGCCGGGTCGGTCGTGTTCGAGGGCAGCGATCTGACCACCCTGCCATTCGAGCAACTCCGCGAGGCCCGCACGAAGATCCAGATGATCTTCCAGGATCCGATCTCGTCGCTGAACCCACGGCGTCGCGTGCGCGACAGCGTCAAGGACCCGCTCGACATCTGGGATCGCGGCACCGAGTCCGAACGCAGCCGGTTGGTCGACGCGGTGCTCGAGAACGTGGGCATCGACCCCGACCGCGCCGCCGAGAGCCGACCCCACCAGTTCTCGGGTGGTCAGTGCCAGCGCATCTCGATCGCCCGCTCGCTCGTGCTCGACCCGACCCTGATCATCTGTGACGAGCCCGTCTCGGCGCTCGACGTCAGCGTGCAGGCGCAGGTCCTCAACCTGCTCGAAGACCTCAAGGCCGAATACGGCCTGACCCTGATGTTCATCGCCCACGACCTCGCCGTGGTCAAGAACATCAGCGACCGGGTCGCGGTGATGTACCTCGGCAAGCTGTGCGAGATCGCGAGCAGCGACGACCTCTACTCCCGACCGGCGCACCCGTACACCAACGTGCTGCTCGAGTCGATCCCGGTCCCCGACCCGGAGGTGGCGGTCACCGGCACCACGATCACCGGCGAACCGCCGTCGCCGGTGAACCCACCGACCGGCTGTCGCTTCCACCCGCGCTGCCCCAACGCCGACGAGGTCTGCGTGAGCACCGAACCCGTGATCCGCCCGATCGGCGACGGGCACTACGTGGCGTGCCACCACCCCCTCGAAACGCCGGTCACGATCGGCTGA
- a CDS encoding polyphosphate kinase 2 family protein, which yields MAAHDLADAVAHCRADDDIDLDDHDPRETFGWEKDQAKADFVTEIGEVADLQRRLFAAEETAVLVVLQAMDAGGKDGTIRSVLTGVNPAGIDVNSFGVPTEEERAHDYLWRVHHHTPSKGMIGVFNRSHYEDVLVVRVKELVPERVWKRRYDHIRNFERMLVDEGTHVVKIFLNVSNEEQRERLQDRVDDPDERWKFRSGDLDDRALWDDYQTAFRDAIRETTTDDAPWYVVPADRKWVRNRVVAGILRHHLEAIGPTYPAAADEVAGVVVV from the coding sequence ATGGCTGCACACGACCTCGCCGACGCCGTCGCACACTGTCGCGCCGACGACGACATCGACCTCGACGACCACGACCCCCGCGAGACCTTCGGGTGGGAGAAAGACCAGGCCAAGGCCGATTTCGTCACGGAGATCGGTGAGGTCGCCGATCTCCAACGTCGCCTCTTCGCGGCCGAGGAGACCGCCGTGCTCGTCGTCCTCCAGGCGATGGACGCCGGCGGCAAGGACGGCACGATCCGGTCGGTGCTGACCGGTGTCAACCCCGCCGGGATCGACGTGAACTCGTTCGGCGTGCCCACCGAGGAGGAGCGAGCCCACGACTACCTGTGGCGGGTCCACCACCACACCCCGTCGAAGGGCATGATCGGCGTGTTCAACCGGAGCCACTACGAGGACGTCCTGGTCGTCCGGGTGAAGGAGCTGGTGCCCGAACGGGTCTGGAAGCGCCGGTACGACCACATCCGCAACTTCGAGCGGATGCTCGTCGACGAGGGCACCCATGTCGTGAAGATCTTCCTCAACGTTTCGAACGAGGAGCAGCGCGAACGCCTCCAGGACCGCGTCGACGATCCGGACGAGCGTTGGAAGTTCCGCAGCGGCGACCTCGACGACCGTGCACTCTGGGACGACTACCAGACCGCCTTCCGCGACGCGATCCGGGAAACCACGACCGACGACGCCCCCTGGTACGTGGTACCCGCCGACCGCAAGTGGGTGCGCAACCGCGTCGTGGCCGGCATCCTGCGTCATCACCTCGAAGCGATCGGACCGACGTATCCGGCGGCCGCCGACGAGGTCGCGGGTGTCGTCGTGGTGTGA
- a CDS encoding GMC family oxidoreductase: MISPARHHDADVLVIGSGAGGATTAALLAEAGRDVLIVEEGPWVEQGSVVPFSLEQMDRQYRSGGVTVALGRPSIAYTEGRCAGGGTEVNSGLYRRPSEETLVRWQRTHRIADFGPEAFFETCEEVEQTLSVSTVPGRHTPASERLRSGAAALGWQHDEIPRWMTYPDGGDADSGRRQSMTRTYLPRATARHARLLCDHRVDRLVWDGPRAFRAELTGPDGGPVTIDFGDVFVCAGAIQTPALLQRSGRRGLVGRSLAVHPTVKLAARFDEPVNVSADVPVHQVKEFSPDLSFGGSASHPGLVALALTDNWAEMRRSVTAWPEIAVYYAAITSEGRGRVTALPGMRDPLVTYRLNRRDRALLGQGLARLALVMLEAGAREVFPSFASAPIVRTRADLAEVTERFAATAASVMTVHLCSTVPMGEDRDVAAADSFGRLHGADNVYVNDASLLPDAPGVNPQASVMAVAIRNARRFLEVAS; this comes from the coding sequence GTGATCAGCCCCGCACGCCACCACGACGCCGACGTGCTCGTGATCGGCTCCGGCGCCGGCGGGGCGACGACCGCGGCGCTGCTCGCCGAGGCCGGACGCGACGTCCTCATCGTCGAGGAGGGCCCGTGGGTCGAGCAGGGCTCGGTGGTGCCGTTCTCGCTCGAGCAGATGGATCGCCAGTACCGGTCCGGCGGCGTCACCGTCGCGCTCGGTCGGCCATCGATCGCCTACACCGAAGGACGTTGTGCAGGCGGCGGCACCGAGGTCAACAGCGGCCTGTATCGCCGCCCGTCGGAGGAGACGCTCGTCCGATGGCAGCGCACCCACCGGATCGCCGACTTCGGTCCGGAGGCGTTCTTCGAGACGTGCGAGGAGGTCGAGCAGACGCTGAGCGTCTCGACCGTGCCCGGCCGCCACACGCCGGCCAGCGAGCGGCTGCGGTCGGGTGCCGCCGCGCTCGGCTGGCAGCACGACGAGATCCCGCGCTGGATGACGTATCCGGACGGCGGCGACGCCGACAGCGGTCGACGCCAGAGCATGACCCGCACCTACCTGCCGCGGGCCACCGCACGACACGCCCGGCTGCTGTGCGACCATCGGGTCGACCGGCTCGTGTGGGACGGCCCACGTGCATTCCGTGCCGAGCTCACCGGCCCCGACGGGGGTCCGGTCACGATCGACTTCGGCGATGTCTTCGTGTGCGCCGGAGCGATCCAGACGCCGGCGCTGCTGCAGCGGTCGGGTCGACGCGGCCTGGTCGGGCGCTCGCTCGCCGTGCACCCGACCGTCAAGCTCGCCGCCCGGTTCGACGAACCGGTCAACGTGAGTGCCGACGTCCCGGTCCACCAGGTGAAGGAGTTCTCCCCCGACCTGTCGTTCGGCGGGTCGGCCAGCCACCCGGGTCTCGTCGCCCTCGCGCTCACCGACAACTGGGCCGAGATGCGCCGCTCGGTCACCGCGTGGCCCGAGATCGCGGTGTACTACGCGGCGATCACCAGCGAGGGCCGGGGCCGCGTGACCGCACTTCCCGGCATGCGCGATCCCCTCGTCACCTACCGGTTGAACCGCCGCGACCGGGCGCTGCTCGGTCAGGGTCTCGCCCGGCTGGCCCTGGTCATGCTCGAAGCCGGTGCCCGCGAGGTGTTCCCGTCGTTCGCCTCCGCCCCGATCGTCCGCACCCGGGCCGACCTGGCCGAGGTCACCGAACGGTTCGCGGCGACGGCCGCGAGCGTGATGACCGTGCACCTGTGCTCGACGGTGCCGATGGGCGAGGACCGCGACGTGGCGGCGGCCGACAGCTTCGGGCGTCTCCACGGTGCCGACAACGTGTACGTCAACGACGCCTCGCTGCTCCCCGATGCCCCGGGCGTCAACCCGCAGGCGTCGGTGATGGCGGTCGCGATCCGCAACGCACGACGGTTCCTCGAGGTGGCCTCGTGA
- a CDS encoding ABC transporter permease translates to MSDGLGFEQAPAAFTGAGAIAEDAAPEGDTVSRRLGWAFWLCVAWLVLIIGAAILAPWLPLKDPKANLINRDLGRPPYSPSGEFWFGSDQDARDVFSRTIFGARVSLTVGFVAIAFGMLIGGTLGVVAGYFRGWWDRVVSFLFVVLLSFPALVLAILITSLLDRGLVTISLTLGFLAIAPVGRLARATTIQYADREFVVAARTLGAKHPRIIVRELLPNVVIPMGALALLGMAVAIVAEGGLAFLGLSVQKEETWGKLILIGAGSRDLEQAPWISMAPIFILFLTVLALNYAGDKVRAYFDVRESSL, encoded by the coding sequence ATGAGCGACGGTCTCGGATTCGAACAGGCGCCCGCGGCATTCACCGGCGCAGGGGCGATCGCCGAGGACGCCGCGCCCGAGGGCGACACCGTCTCGCGCCGCCTCGGTTGGGCCTTCTGGCTCTGTGTCGCCTGGCTCGTGCTGATCATCGGTGCGGCGATCCTCGCTCCGTGGCTCCCGCTCAAAGATCCGAAGGCCAACCTGATCAACCGCGATCTCGGCCGACCGCCGTACTCCCCCTCCGGCGAGTTCTGGTTCGGTTCCGACCAGGACGCGCGCGACGTGTTCTCCCGCACGATCTTCGGCGCCCGGGTGTCGCTGACGGTCGGGTTCGTCGCGATCGCGTTCGGCATGCTGATCGGCGGCACGCTCGGCGTCGTCGCCGGCTACTTCCGTGGCTGGTGGGACCGTGTCGTGTCGTTCCTGTTCGTCGTGCTCCTCTCGTTCCCGGCCCTCGTGCTGGCGATCCTGATCACCTCGCTCCTCGATCGCGGCCTCGTCACGATCTCGCTCACGCTCGGTTTCCTGGCGATCGCCCCGGTGGGGCGTCTCGCCCGGGCGACCACGATCCAGTACGCCGATCGTGAGTTCGTCGTCGCGGCTCGCACGTTGGGAGCCAAGCATCCGCGCATCATCGTCCGTGAGCTGCTCCCCAACGTCGTGATCCCGATGGGTGCGCTCGCACTGCTCGGCATGGCGGTCGCGATCGTCGCCGAAGGTGGTCTCGCCTTCCTGGGCCTCTCGGTCCAGAAGGAGGAGACCTGGGGCAAGCTGATCCTCATCGGGGCCGGTTCGCGCGACCTCGAGCAGGCGCCGTGGATCTCGATGGCGCCGATCTTCATCCTGTTCCTCACCGTGCTGGCCCTCAACTACGCCGGCGACAAGGTTCGGGCCTACTTCGATGTCAGGGAGTCGAGCCTGTGA